In one Deltaproteobacteria bacterium genomic region, the following are encoded:
- a CDS encoding transcriptional regulator gives MKLIIAYIQPERVNDVKIELAKAEVARLSVTN, from the coding sequence ATGAAATTAATTATTGCATATATACAACCTGAAAGAGTGAATGACGTAAAAATCGAGCTTGCAAAAGCAGAGGTAGCGCGTCTTTCAGTAACCAACG
- the amt gene encoding ammonium transporter, which yields MGLGVSGPAFAEETPVAAAAVEAAPEAAPVQEAPAAAPVVEKVAVAAPAAAEAAPEKAADTLSASEVLFWVNNTWMLLATFLVFIMHLGFAALESGLTQSKNTVNILFKNLTIIAIGLLSYALVGFNLMYPGGDFAGAYFGFAGFGIGTDAAGLTAAYADGAYTYWTDFIFQGMFAATAATIVSGAVAERIKLGSFIVFSTIFVSICYPVIGMWHWGGGWLAELGFHDFAGSTLVHAVGGWGALAGVIALGPRIGKYVNGSIKPIMGHNMPLAAIGVFLLWFGWYGFNGGSVLSADPAAVSLVVVTTSMAAAAGVLTAGLTSYIIQKQPDLSMALNGALAGLVGITAGADSVTVMSSVIIGAIAGVIVVLSVLTLDKVKLDDPVGAISVHLVCGIWGTLAVGIFGIDKSFSAQLIGTLAAGALAFPFAMITFMGIKATMGLRVSEKEELRGLDIEEHGMESYAGFQIFTMQ from the coding sequence ATGGGGCTGGGTGTCAGTGGCCCAGCATTTGCCGAAGAAACACCGGTGGCAGCCGCCGCGGTAGAAGCAGCGCCCGAAGCAGCACCAGTCCAGGAGGCACCAGCAGCAGCGCCAGTTGTTGAAAAAGTCGCAGTCGCAGCACCAGCAGCAGCGGAGGCCGCGCCTGAGAAGGCAGCCGATACTTTGAGTGCATCCGAAGTACTATTCTGGGTGAACAATACTTGGATGCTTTTGGCGACTTTCTTGGTCTTCATCATGCACCTTGGATTTGCAGCTCTGGAATCGGGGCTCACTCAATCGAAGAATACCGTAAATATTCTATTTAAAAACCTAACGATTATCGCCATCGGTTTACTAAGCTACGCTTTGGTGGGTTTTAATTTGATGTACCCGGGTGGTGATTTTGCCGGTGCCTACTTTGGCTTTGCCGGCTTCGGTATTGGTACGGATGCCGCGGGTTTGACCGCAGCATATGCTGACGGCGCTTACACATACTGGACTGATTTTATTTTCCAGGGAATGTTTGCTGCGACGGCCGCAACGATTGTTTCTGGCGCAGTTGCAGAACGCATCAAGCTTGGTAGCTTCATTGTATTTTCAACCATCTTTGTTTCAATTTGCTACCCGGTTATCGGGATGTGGCATTGGGGCGGCGGTTGGCTTGCAGAGCTTGGCTTTCATGACTTCGCGGGTTCAACACTTGTTCACGCAGTGGGTGGCTGGGGTGCTCTTGCAGGGGTTATCGCACTCGGACCACGTATTGGTAAGTATGTGAATGGAAGTATCAAGCCCATTATGGGACACAACATGCCACTGGCAGCCATCGGTGTATTTCTACTCTGGTTTGGTTGGTACGGTTTTAATGGTGGTTCAGTTCTTTCAGCAGACCCAGCAGCAGTATCCTTGGTTGTTGTAACCACGAGCATGGCAGCAGCTGCAGGTGTGTTAACAGCTGGTCTTACTTCCTACATTATTCAGAAGCAGCCTGATCTTTCTATGGCCCTTAACGGTGCATTGGCTGGTCTTGTTGGAATCACGGCCGGCGCAGACAGCGTTACGGTGATGAGCAGCGTTATCATCGGTGCGATTGCCGGTGTGATTGTTGTTCTATCAGTGCTTACTCTAGATAAGGTAAAGCTTGATGACCCGGTTGGTGCCATTTCGGTTCACCTTGTATGTGGTATCTGGGGAACACTTGCTGTAGGCATTTTCGGAATCGACAAGAGCTTTTCAGCGCAGCTGATTGGTACCCTTGCCGCTGGAGCGTTGGCATTCCCATTCGCAATGATTACCTTTATGGGAATCAAGGCAACCATGGGTCTACGAGTAAGTGAAAAAGAAGAGTTGCGTGGTTTGGATATCGAAGAGCACGGCATGGAATCATATGCCGGTTTTCAGATTTTCACGATGCAGTAA